One segment of Bacillus alkalisoli DNA contains the following:
- a CDS encoding anti-sigma factor family protein, with amino-acid sequence MEKCPTHIKNYMHDYLDGDLDVEKEKVLKSHLQNCHDCYQHFHEIEKAICLVQSTSHIAAPSNFTQNVLSNLPKEKKSISVNRWVRSHPFLVAASIFLLLMGGSFIGGWQDDNKLSFSNQPNLLIENNTVVVPKGEIIEGDVTVRNGNLQVDGEVKGNVIVINGEILNGENYLASAGNVTGDIQEINELFEYMWFTMKDTFSKALNIFK; translated from the coding sequence ATGGAGAAATGTCCAACGCATATAAAAAATTATATGCATGATTACTTAGACGGTGATTTGGATGTTGAAAAGGAAAAAGTATTGAAGTCACATCTTCAAAATTGTCATGACTGCTATCAACACTTCCATGAGATAGAAAAAGCTATTTGTTTAGTGCAAAGTACTTCACATATTGCTGCGCCAAGTAATTTCACGCAAAATGTATTAAGTAATTTACCAAAAGAGAAAAAATCTATTAGTGTTAATCGATGGGTTCGTTCGCATCCGTTTTTAGTAGCTGCGTCTATTTTCCTCCTATTAATGGGAGGCAGCTTTATTGGAGGATGGCAAGACGATAATAAACTTTCGTTTTCTAATCAGCCGAACTTGTTAATTGAAAACAACACGGTTGTTGTTCCAAAAGGGGAAATTATTGAAGGTGATGTTACTGTCAGAAATGGTAATTTGCAAGTGGATGGAGAAGTAAAAGGGAATGTAATTGTGATAAACGGTGAAATACTAAATGGAGAAAACTATCTTGCTTCAGCTGGTAATGTAACTGGTGATATTCAAGAAATTAACGAACTTTTTGAGTACATGTGGTTTACAATGAAAGATACGTTTTCTAAAGCTTTAAATATATTTAAATAA